One window from the genome of Hoplias malabaricus isolate fHopMal1 chromosome 18, fHopMal1.hap1, whole genome shotgun sequence encodes:
- the ror2 gene encoding tyrosine-protein kinase transmembrane receptor ROR2 isoform X4 encodes MRTHEKGFCQPYRGIACARFIGNRSIYVESLQMQGEIENRITAAFTMIGTSTHLSDQCSQFAIPSFCHYVFPLCEEGTRGPRQRQLCRDECEALENDLCRTEYTIARSNPLILMQLELPDCNQLPPPGSPDAASCMRIGVPLDRLGTYSPPDHSCYNGSGANYRGTVSMTKSGYQCQPWNAQYPHNHRLLPEEYPELRGGHNFCRNPKGELEAPWCFTLDPRVRVDLCDIHPCKPPENVKKEILYILIPSIAIPLVIACLFFLVCMCRNKQKESADTPPRRQLTASPSQDMEMPLLNQHKHQGKLREINMSAVRFMEELGEDRFGKVYKGHLYGTAPGEQTQVVAIKTVKDKDEGSLREEFRHEAMLRSRLQHPNIVCLLGVVTKEQPMSMIFSYSGHGDLHEFLVMRSPHSDVGSSDDDKTVKSALEQADFLHIVTQVAAGMEYLSSHHVVHKDLAARNILVCDKLNVKILDLGLFREVYSADYYKLMGNSPFPIRWMSPEAIMYGKLSTDSDIWSYGVVLWEIFSYGLQPYCGYSNQDVIEMVRNRQVLSCPDDCPSWIYTLMLECWNEFPARRPRFKDIHARLRTWESLSNYNSSAQTSGASNTTQTSSLSTSPVSNISAARYVTPKKASPFPQPQFMPMKGQMRPMVPPQLYIPVNGYQPVPAYPYLQNFYPMQIPMQMSSQQMHPQLVVKAGSHHSGSGSTSTGYVTTAPSNASGTEKAGLLGEDAKAAEENMADGASQNGLHNEDISVPETELLGDNDSPQIDDIEMHSEA; translated from the exons CTGCATTCACCATGATCGGCACATCCACTCATCTGTCCGACCAGTGCTCCCAGTTTGCCATCCCCTCCTTCTGTCACTATGTCTTCCCCCTGTGTGAGGAGGGCACCAGGGGTCCACGGCAGAGGCAGCTGTGCAGGGACGAGTGCGAAGCTCTGGAGAACGACCTGTGCCGGACAGAGTACACCATTGCCCGTTCCAACCCACTCATCCTCATGCAGCTGGAACTGCCTGACTGCAACCAGCTGCCCCCCCCAGGCTCCCCTGACGCTGCCAGCTGCATGAGAATTGGGGTCCCACTTGATCGCCTGGGGACAT ATTCTCCCCCAGATCACAGCTGCTATAATGGAAGTGGAGCTAATTACAGAGGAACTGTGAGCATGACCAAATCTGGCTACCAGTGCCAGCCGTGGAATGCCCAATACCCACACAACCATCGCTTGCTCCCTGAGGAGTATCCTGAGCTCAGAGGAGGACACAACTTCTGCAGAAACCCCAAAGGGGAGTTGGAAGCTCCTTGGTGCTTCACACTCGATCCACGTGTGAGGGTGGATCTCTGTGACATCCATCCATGCA AGCCTCCAGAGAATGTAAAAAAGGAGATCCTCTACATCCTCATCCCCAGTATTGCCATCCCACTGGTCATTGCCTGCCTCTTCTTCCTGGTCTGTATGTGCCGTAATAAGCAGAAAGAGTCTGCTGACACTCCTCCTCGCCGGCAACTTACTGCCTCTCCCAGTCAGGACATGGAGATGCCTCTCCTCAACCAGCACAAGCATCAG ggAAAGCTCAGAGAAATCAACATGTCTGCTGTACGGTTCATGGAGGAGCTTGGAGAGGACCGTTTTGGCAAAGTCTACAAGGGTCATCTTTACGGTACGGCCCCAGGAGAGCAGACCCAGGTTGTGGCTATTAAAACTGTGAAAGACAAAGATGAGGGGAGTCTGCGGGAAGAGTTCCGTCATGAGGCCATGCTTCGTTCCCGTTTGCAGCATCCCAACATTGTGTGCCTCCTGGGTGTGGTGACCAAAGAGCAGCCCATGAGTATGATCTTCAGTTACTCAGGCCACGGAGATCTCCATGAGTTCCTGGTTATGCGATCTCCACATTCTGATGTGGGCAGTTCGGATGATGACAAAACCGTCAAGTCTGCCCTCGAGCAGGCGGACTTTCTGCATATAGTTACCCAAGTGGCAGCTGGGATGGAGTACCTGTCCAGTCACCATGTCGTCCACAAAGATCTGGCTGCTAGGAACATCCTGGTCTGCGACAAGCTCAACGTGAAAATCCTTGACCTTGGACTGTTTCGGGAGGTGTACTCTGCCGACTACTACAAGCTCATGGGCAACAGTCCCTTCCCTATCCGGTGGATGTCTCCAGAGGCCATCATGTATGGCAAGTTATCCACCGACTCTGACATCTGGTCCTACGGCGTGGTGCTGTGGGAGATCTTCAGCTATGGCCTGCAGCCCTACTGTGGCTACTCAAACCAAGATGTTATTGAGATGGTACGCAATAGACAAGTGCTGTCCTGCCCTGATGACTGTCCTTCTTGGATCTACACGCTCATGCTGGAGTGCTGGAATGAGTTCCCAGCACGGCGGCCACGCTTCAAGGACATCCACGCTCGCTTGCGTACTTGGGAAAGCTTGTCCAACTACAACAGCTCAGCACAGACTTCCGGTGCCAGCAACACCACCCAGACTAGTTCTCTCAGCACAAGCCCGGTCAGCAACATCAGTGCCGCTCGGTACGTCACGCCCAAAAAAGCTTCGCCCTTTCCCCAGCCCCAGTTTATGCCCATGAAGGGCCAGATGAGGCCCATGGTACCTCCTCAGCTTTACATCCCTGTTAACGGCTACCAGCCAGTTCCTGCCTATCCATACCTCCAGAACTTCTACCCCATGCAGATCCCCATGCAAATGTCCTCGCAGCAAATGCATCCACAACTGGTAGTGAAAGCAGGGTCACATCACAGTGGCAGTGGCTCGACCAGCACAGGCTATGTGACCACAGCGCCGTCCAATGCCTCAGGCACAGAGAAGGCTGGCCTCCTGGGTGAAGATGCTAAAGCAGCAGAGGAGAACATGGCAGATGGTGCTTCCCAGAATGGTCTTCACAATGAGGACATATCTGTCCCTGAAACGGAGCTTTTAGGGGACAATGACAGCCCACAGATTGATGACATTGAGATGCATTCAGAGGCGTAG
- the auh gene encoding methylglutaconyl-CoA hydratase, mitochondrial → MALRCGCRVLFSRAFRGRTVGLDGVSPPQGVVQRAVCGVRRYSSESKAGDDLTVKYLDGDDSGIVVFGMNRPKAKNAISKNLVKMMSEAVESVKKNNKVRSVILCSMVPGIFCAGADLKERAKMHQSEVGPFVSKARALITELGNLPMPTIAAIDGAALGGGLEMALACDIRVTATTAKMGLVETKLAIIPGAGGTQRLPRSIGVSLAKELIFAARVIDGTEAKALGLANHAVEQNKSDDAAYLRALELAREFNPQGPIAIRMAKLAINQGIEVDLTTGLAIEEACYAQVIPTKDRLEGLAAFKEKRPPRFKGE, encoded by the exons ATGGCGCTGCGCTGTGGGTGTCGAGTCCTCTTTTCTCGGGCTTTCCGGGGCCGGACGGTAGGCCTGGACGGTGTGAGCCCGCCGCAGGGCGTTGTGCAGCGAGCTGTGTGCGGTGTGAGACGCTACAGCTCCGAATCTAAAGCGGGGGACGATTTAACGGTTAAATATCTAGACGGAGATGACTCAG ggATTGTTGTTTTTGGGATGAACCGACCAAAAGCAAAAAATGCTATCAGCAAAAATCTTGTTAAAATG ATGTCGGAGGCTGTTGAATCGGTGAAAAAGAACAACAAAGTACGCAGTGTGATCTTATGCAGCATGGTGCCTGGAATATTCTGTGCAG GTGCAGATTTGAAAGAGAGAGCCAAAATGCATCAGAGTGAGGTTGGGCCTTTTGTCTCCAAAGCAAGGGCGCTTATCACAGAACTAG GTAATCTGCCCATGCCAACTATTGCAGCTATTGATGGAGCAGCTCTGGGAGGAGGCCTGGAAATGGCCTTGGCCTGTGACATTAGAGTAACAG CTACAACCGCCAAAATGGGATTGGTTGAGACAAAACTAGCTATCATTCCTGGGGCAG GGGGAACACAGCGTCTCCCAAGATCTATAGGTGTATCTTTGGCGAAGGAACTGATCTTCGCTGCTCGGGTGATTGACGGTACAGAGGCTAAGGCTCTAGGACTGGCCAACCATGCTGTTGAACAGAACAAAAGTGATGATGCTGCCTATCTGAGGGCTTTGGAGCTGGCTCGCGAGTTTAACCCACAG GGGCCTATTGCAATCAGAATGGCCAAGCTGGCCATCAACCAGGGTATAGAG GTGGATTTAACAACAGGATTAGCAATTGAAGAAGCATGCTATGCGCAG GTGATTCCAACAAAGGATAGGTTGGAGGGTCTGGCAGCATTTAAAGAGAAGAGACCCCCTCGCTTCAAGGGCGAGTAA
- the LOC136675162 gene encoding NFIL3 like protein-like: protein MSSSITCCTHPELVPDNRLYSDNDRYGSSVNGHKSDMTVKRGATTRRKREFTPEDQKDDTYWLKRSRNNESAKRSRLRRRMEESLLEARAVELLRENEKLKAALSAIHYNIGVKNHFDATVGHSVSQGPYRDTYMSSRASCLASLTDFPDPLPGTDGLSRYSFSCRGQMRLGPTYDPGMEKCTSANVLRAQVLDNIQQMDRSVHCHLGIPAFGDRNSPSNLCVPECQREAVQSYSSPNMNLSHNYSGHYDEGDMVAPGFTRPQTNCGPTHIGHDPYIQGNGPVIIQDKEGNSTKSKEPERVLPLLPHKLRYKVSKAWREHN, encoded by the coding sequence ATGTCTTCCTCCATCACCTGTTGCACTCATCCGGAGCTGGTCCCGGATAACCGACTTTATAGCGATAATGACAGATACGGGAGCTCTGTTAACGGGCACAAGTCGGACATGACCGTAAAGAGAGGCGCCACAACGCGTCGTAAGAGAGAGTTCACGCCGGAGGACCAGAAAGACGACACGTACTGGCTTAAACGGAGCCGAAACAACGAGTCTGCGAAGAGGTCGCGACTGCGCAGGCGTATGGAGGAGAGTCTGCTCGAGGCGAGAGCCGTTGAACTCCTGCGAGAAAACGAGAAACTGAAGGCGGCACTTTCCGCGATTCATTACAACATCGGCGTCAAAAACCACTTCGATGCTACTGTGGGTCATTCTGTGAGCCAAGGACCCTACAGAGACACTTATATGTCCTCTAGAGCCTCCTGTCTGGCCTCTTTAACGGACTTTCCCGACCCCTTGCCTGGAACTGACGGACTTTCACGTTATTCCTTCTCCTGCCGAGGTCAAATGCGTCTGGGTCCAACATACGACCCAGGGATGGAAAAATGCACTTCCGCGAACGTCCTGAGAGCCCAAGTCCTTGATAACATTCAGCAGATGGACAGAAGTGTGCACTGCCACCTGGGAATCCCTGCATTTGGAGATAGAAACTCTCCATCAAacctgtgtgttcctgagtgtcAAAGAGAAGCCGTTCAAAGCTATAGCAGTCCAAATATGAACTTAAGCCACAATTATTCTGGGCACTATGATGAAGGTGATATGGTGGCCCCGGGGTTCACCCGACCCCAGACTAACTGTGGCCCCACTCATATAGGGCATGACCCTTACATACAAGGCAATGGTCCAGTAATCATTCAAGATAAAGAGGGAAACAGTACCAAATCTAAGGAACCTGAGCGTGTTTTGCCACTTTTGCCACACAAGTTACGCTACAAAGTTAGTAAAGCCTGGAGGGAGCATAACTAG
- the nfil3 gene encoding nuclear factor interleukin-3-regulated protein, with the protein MFCNMQAIKKEPSYGGEDALVLAVALQGTDRDLINHNLSTMPFKPKNTTCRRKREFIPEEKKDNLYWERRRKNNEAAKRSREKRRLNDMVLESKLMALGEENASLKAELLSLKLKFGLVSSAAYAQEVQKISTATNALYQDYVTPGNAKGSYARELEPSRLGSSCISVIKHSPHSALSDGSESSTVTQGSPLMNICRTPEIIKQEPMENGSYTRDQASPYELYKNYLNSPFPGGYSQPSPFLQITRSSSNSPRTSDGDDGTVSKSSDGEDEQQVPKSLVTSTADPKSVIVSALKVPDTNASALPHKLRIKARAIQIKVEAIDPDYDSSGKSSSPIDMSARGCYQMTHGGTPEYTQSSLSPLSLQVNNVQDWNHQPEYWHKDHQEAPQSGCKNRLCPESPGPVSDKLIVDLKDSCYGRSECENLYLKKGIADLSAEVASLKRLIATRKGSVIESTKSTTEHDSVSKGCFSN; encoded by the coding sequence ATGTTTTGTAATATGCAGGCCATTAAAAAAGAGCCAAGTTATGGTGGAGAGGATGCCCTGGTTTTAGCTGTGGCTCTGCAGGGCACGGACAGGGACCTGATCAATCACAATCTGTCCACCATGCCCTTCAAACCCAAGAACACCACATGCCGCAGGAAGAGGGAGTTCATCCCAGAGGAGAAGAAGGATAATCTGTACTGGGAGAGGAGGCGCAAGAACAACGAGGCAGCTAAGCGCTCTCGAGAGAAGCGGCGACTCAATGACATGGTTTTGGAGAGCAAGCTGATGGCACTAGGCGAGGAGAATGCTTCACTAAAAGCTGAGCTGTTGTCCCTCAAATTGAAGTTTGGTCTAGTGAGTTCTGCTGCATATGCTCAGGAGGTGCAGAAGATATCCACCGCCACCAATGCCCTCTACCAAGACTATGTGACCCCTGGCAATGCCAAAGGCTCCTATGCCAGAGAGCTGGAGCCATCACGATTAGGAAGTAGCTGCATATCGGTTATCAAGCACTCACCTCACAGCGCCTTATCTGATGGGTCTGAATCTAGCACGGTAACACAGGGCAGCCCTTTGATGAACATTTGCAGGACTCCTGAAATCATCAAGCAAGAGCCTATGGAGAATGGCAGCTACACCAGAGACCAAGCAAGTCCCTATGAACTGTATAAAAATTACCTGAATAGCCCTTTCCCTGGAGGCTATTCCCAACCCTCCCCATTCCTCCAGATCACCAGATCGTCCAGTAACTCTCCCCGAACCTCAGATGGAGATGACGGGACCGTGAGTAAGTCATCAGATGGCGAGGATGAACAGCAGGTTCCTAAAAGTCTGGTGACATCTACTGCGGACCCAAAGAGCGTGATAGTCTCTGCCCTCAAAGTGCCAGACACCAACGCCTCAGCTCTACCCCACAAACTGCGCATCAAAGCCCGGGCCATCCAGATCAAAGTGGAGGCCATCGATCCAGACTATGACTCCTCAGGGAAGTCCTCTTCCCCTATCGACATGTCTGCAAGAGGATGCTACCAGATGACTCATGGTGGTACACCTGAATACACCCAATCATCTCTGAGCCCGCTGTCCCTGCAGGTGAACAACGTCCAAGACTGGAATCACCAGCCTGAGTACTGGCACAAAGACCACCAAGAGGCTCCACAAAGTGGCTGCAAGAACAGACTTTGCCCTGAGTCACCAGGGCCTGTAAGTGACAAACTCATCGTTGACCTTAAAGACAGCTGCTACGGCAGATCAGAGTGCGAGAACTTGTACTTGAAAAAGGGTATTGCTGACCTGTCGGCAGAAGTGGCCTCCCTGAAACGGCTGATTGCGACACGAAAGGGGTCCGTTATTGAGTCCACCAAAAGCACTACTGAACATGACTCAGTATCAAAAGGATGTTTCTCAAACTGA